One stretch of Janibacter limosus DNA includes these proteins:
- a CDS encoding peptide chain release factor 3 — translation MISHPDAGKSTLTEALALHAHAIAQAGAVHGKGSRRGVVSDWNEMEQARGISITSAALQFRVQDVVINLLDTPGHADFSEDTYRVLSAVDCAVMLLDAAKGLEPQTLKLFEACRARATPVITVINKWDRPGQEPLALLDEISDRLGIQPTPLNWPVGIAGDFRGVTDVETGGMTEFTRTPGGATIAARESLTAAEAAERHGVDWERATEEFELLAASGQTHDQAEFLAARTTPVLFAAAVQNFGVAELLEAVIELAPPPSAWTDTKQQPRPVEAPFSGFIFKVQTGMDPAHRDRMAFMRVCSGRFERGAVLTQARTGRPFQTKYAQSVFGRERETIDEAYPGDVVGLTNAQALQVGDTLYDSRAVTFPGLPRFAPEHFAVFRPRDTGRAKQFRRGIELLDQEGVVQVLVSDRRGVQAPVLAAVGPMQFEVAAHRLEHEFGAPASQDRLAYGVASRVTPEAAPVVDRERGAEVLERTDGVVVALFADTWRMHAIAGRLPSGSLPPIFAVDDEVGA, via the coding sequence GTGATCTCTCACCCCGATGCCGGCAAGTCCACCCTCACGGAGGCACTCGCTCTCCACGCGCACGCCATCGCCCAGGCCGGTGCCGTCCACGGCAAGGGATCCCGGCGCGGCGTGGTCTCCGACTGGAACGAGATGGAGCAGGCGCGCGGCATCTCGATCACGTCCGCCGCGCTGCAGTTCCGCGTCCAGGACGTCGTGATCAACCTGCTCGACACCCCCGGGCACGCCGACTTCTCCGAGGACACCTACCGCGTCCTGTCGGCCGTCGACTGCGCCGTCATGCTCCTCGACGCGGCCAAGGGGCTGGAGCCGCAGACCCTCAAGCTCTTCGAGGCGTGCCGGGCACGGGCCACCCCGGTGATCACGGTGATCAACAAGTGGGACCGGCCCGGCCAGGAGCCGCTGGCGCTCCTGGACGAGATCAGTGACCGTCTCGGCATCCAGCCCACGCCGCTGAACTGGCCCGTGGGGATCGCCGGGGACTTCCGCGGGGTGACCGACGTGGAGACGGGCGGGATGACGGAGTTCACCCGCACGCCCGGCGGAGCGACGATCGCGGCGCGGGAGTCGCTCACCGCAGCCGAGGCAGCCGAGCGCCACGGCGTGGACTGGGAGCGGGCCACCGAGGAGTTCGAGCTGCTCGCCGCGTCCGGCCAGACCCACGACCAGGCCGAGTTCCTCGCCGCGCGGACCACACCCGTCCTCTTCGCCGCCGCAGTGCAGAACTTCGGGGTCGCCGAGCTGCTCGAGGCCGTGATCGAGCTCGCCCCACCACCGAGCGCGTGGACCGACACCAAGCAGCAGCCACGGCCGGTCGAGGCTCCCTTCTCCGGGTTCATCTTCAAGGTGCAGACCGGGATGGACCCGGCCCACCGCGACCGGATGGCCTTCATGCGCGTCTGCTCCGGCCGCTTCGAGCGGGGCGCTGTCCTCACCCAGGCCCGCACCGGCCGGCCCTTCCAGACCAAGTACGCGCAGTCCGTCTTCGGCAGGGAGCGCGAGACGATCGACGAGGCCTACCCCGGCGACGTCGTCGGCCTGACCAACGCGCAGGCGCTCCAGGTCGGCGACACCCTCTACGACTCCCGTGCGGTCACCTTCCCCGGGCTGCCCCGCTTCGCCCCCGAGCACTTCGCCGTCTTCCGGCCCCGCGACACCGGGCGGGCCAAGCAGTTCCGCCGCGGGATCGAGCTGCTCGACCAGGAAGGCGTCGTCCAGGTGCTCGTCTCCGACCGTCGCGGGGTCCAGGCGCCGGTCCTGGCCGCAGTAGGCCCGATGCAGTTCGAGGTCGCGGCCCACCGGCTCGAGCACGAGTTCGGCGCGCCCGCCAGCCAGGACCGTCTCGCCTACGGCGTCGCGAGCCGCGTCACCCCCGAGGCAGCGCCCGTCGTCGACCGCGAGCGCGGCGCGGAGGTGCTCGAGCGGACCGACGGCGTGGTGGTCGCGCTCTTCGCCGACACCTGGCGCATGCACGCCATCGCCGGACGACTGCCCAGCGGCAGCCTCCCGCCCATCTTCGCCGTCGACGACGAGGTGGGTGCGTGA
- a CDS encoding arsenate reductase ArsC produces MTYRPSVLYVCVHNAGRSQMAAAYTRVLSGGAVEVRSAGSAPADSINPAVHAAMLEDGIDLSAESPKVLTTEAVQASEVVITMGCGDACPIFPGKRYEDWQLEDPADQGVESVRPIRDDIKRRVGELLASLDVPVQDGPR; encoded by the coding sequence ATGACCTATCGCCCTTCCGTCCTCTATGTCTGCGTCCACAACGCCGGCCGCTCCCAGATGGCCGCCGCCTACACGCGCGTGCTGTCCGGCGGTGCCGTCGAGGTGCGCTCGGCCGGCTCCGCGCCCGCCGACTCGATCAACCCGGCGGTCCACGCGGCGATGCTCGAGGACGGGATCGATCTGTCCGCCGAGTCGCCCAAGGTGCTGACGACCGAGGCCGTGCAGGCCAGCGAGGTCGTCATCACGATGGGGTGCGGCGATGCCTGCCCGATCTTCCCCGGCAAGAGGTACGAGGACTGGCAGCTCGAGGACCCCGCCGACCAAGGGGTCGAGTCCGTGCGGCCGATCCGCGACGACATCAAGCGACGTGTCGGCGAGCTGCTCGCCTCGCTCGACGTGCCCGTCCAGGACGGGCCGCGCTGA
- a CDS encoding low molecular weight phosphatase family protein: MSTAPHQPDTYDRLVDDLSYAYDGVFSPETVATVVHEARALLEPRATITQYLPIFVAKQAREQLMAVAQAEGRVAKQVPEVLFVCVHNAGRSQLAAALTEHLSARKVHVRSAGSQPVDEISPVVREALAERGIELGAPYPKPLTHSVVQAADVIVTMGCGDACPVFPGKRYEDWDVADPDGQPLDVVRDIRDDIQARVTTLLRDVLP; encoded by the coding sequence GTGAGCACCGCACCCCACCAGCCCGACACGTACGACCGACTGGTCGACGACCTCAGCTACGCCTACGACGGGGTCTTCTCCCCGGAGACCGTGGCCACCGTCGTGCACGAGGCCCGCGCCCTCCTCGAGCCTCGTGCGACGATCACGCAATACCTGCCGATCTTCGTCGCCAAGCAGGCCCGCGAGCAGCTCATGGCCGTGGCCCAGGCCGAAGGGAGAGTCGCCAAGCAGGTCCCCGAGGTCCTCTTCGTCTGCGTGCACAACGCTGGCCGCTCCCAGCTCGCCGCCGCGCTCACGGAGCACCTGTCCGCGCGCAAGGTCCACGTGCGCTCGGCCGGATCACAGCCCGTCGACGAGATCAGCCCTGTCGTCCGCGAGGCCCTCGCCGAGCGCGGCATCGAGCTGGGCGCGCCCTATCCCAAGCCGCTCACCCACAGCGTCGTCCAGGCCGCCGACGTCATCGTGACGATGGGTTGCGGGGACGCCTGCCCGGTGTTCCCCGGCAAGCGCTATGAGGACTGGGACGTTGCCGACCCCGATGGCCAGCCGCTCGACGTCGTGCGCGACATCCGTGACGACATCCAGGCACGCGTGACCACACTCCTGCGCGATGTCCTCCCCTGA
- the arsB gene encoding ACR3 family arsenite efflux transporter, translating into MTTDTMTPPRLSTLDRYLAVWIGLAMVAGLLLGRLVPGLGEALSAIEIDGISLPIAIGLLVMMYPVLAKVRYDRLDTVTSDRRLLGSSLVLNWIIGPALMFALAWIFLPDLPEYRTGLIIVGLARCIAMVIIWNDLACGDRDAAAVLVAINSLFQVVAFAALGWFYLTVLPGWLGLDQTGFDVSPWQIAKSVLIFLGIPLLAGYLTRRGGERRWGRKRYEESFLPKIGPWALYGLLFTIVLLFALQGEQITSKPGDVARIALPLLAYFAIMWGIGYLTGRLLGMSYERTTTLAFTASGNNFELAIAVAIATFGATSGQALAGVVGPLIEVPVLVGLVYVSLALRRRFPHPSPAVVPSRTPVEDRS; encoded by the coding sequence ATGACCACCGACACGATGACCCCACCGCGCCTGTCGACGCTCGACCGCTACCTGGCCGTCTGGATCGGGCTGGCCATGGTCGCCGGCCTGCTGCTCGGCCGCCTCGTCCCGGGGCTCGGCGAGGCGTTGAGCGCGATCGAGATCGACGGCATCTCCCTGCCGATCGCCATCGGTCTGCTCGTCATGATGTACCCGGTGCTCGCCAAGGTCCGCTATGACCGCCTCGACACCGTCACCAGCGACCGGCGACTGCTCGGCTCCTCGCTCGTCCTGAACTGGATCATCGGCCCGGCGCTGATGTTTGCCCTGGCCTGGATCTTCCTGCCCGACCTGCCGGAGTACCGCACCGGCCTGATCATCGTCGGACTCGCCCGCTGCATCGCGATGGTCATCATCTGGAACGACCTGGCGTGCGGCGACCGCGACGCCGCGGCCGTGCTCGTGGCGATCAACAGCCTCTTCCAGGTCGTCGCCTTCGCCGCTCTCGGCTGGTTCTACCTCACCGTGCTGCCGGGCTGGCTCGGCCTGGACCAGACCGGATTCGACGTCTCGCCGTGGCAGATCGCCAAGTCCGTGCTGATCTTCCTCGGCATCCCGCTGCTCGCCGGCTACCTCACCCGCCGGGGCGGCGAGCGCCGTTGGGGCCGTAAACGGTACGAAGAGTCCTTCCTGCCCAAGATCGGGCCGTGGGCCCTCTACGGGCTGCTCTTCACCATCGTGCTGCTCTTCGCTCTGCAGGGTGAGCAGATCACCTCCAAGCCCGGCGATGTCGCCCGGATCGCGCTGCCGCTGCTGGCCTACTTCGCCATCATGTGGGGCATCGGCTACCTCACCGGTCGCCTGCTCGGCATGTCCTACGAGCGCACGACGACCCTCGCGTTCACCGCCTCGGGCAACAACTTCGAGCTGGCCATCGCCGTGGCGATCGCGACCTTCGGCGCCACGAGCGGTCAGGCCCTCGCGGGAGTCGTCGGACCGCTCATCGAGGTCCCCGTCCTCGTCGGCCTGGTCTACGTCAGCCTCGCGCTGCGTCGACGCTTCCCCCACCCTTCGCCAGCAGTGGTCCCGTCCCGCACCCCCGTGGAGGATCGATCGTGA
- the arsM gene encoding arsenite methyltransferase, with the protein MNTARDTHEAVRERYAAAARDQLETGGSCCGPTATDPITVGLYEGTDSPSDTALAASLGCGNPTALADLSPGEDVLDLGSGGGLDVLLSARRVGPIGTATGLDMTDEMLELARRNQAEAGVTNARFVRGTIEEIPLDDASVDVVISNCVINLSPDKASVARECHRVLRTGGRFAVSDIVLLREIPDALRGIVGLWTGCVSGALLDTDYIATLTEAGFADASVKVTRTFDRAELELMSDMVDGQLPEGWSLEDVMDSLQGAFASAFIRARKGDA; encoded by the coding sequence GTGAACACCGCAAGAGACACCCACGAGGCCGTGCGCGAGCGCTACGCCGCCGCCGCCCGCGACCAGCTGGAAACCGGCGGCTCCTGCTGCGGCCCCACCGCCACCGACCCGATCACCGTGGGGCTCTACGAGGGGACGGACTCCCCTTCGGACACCGCGCTCGCCGCCTCGCTCGGCTGCGGCAACCCGACCGCCCTGGCCGACCTCTCCCCCGGCGAGGACGTGCTCGACCTCGGGTCCGGCGGCGGCCTCGACGTCCTGCTCTCCGCGCGACGGGTCGGCCCCATCGGCACCGCCACCGGCCTCGACATGACCGACGAGATGCTCGAGCTCGCCCGGCGCAACCAGGCAGAGGCAGGCGTCACCAACGCTCGCTTCGTCCGCGGGACCATCGAGGAGATCCCCCTTGACGACGCGTCCGTCGACGTCGTCATCTCCAACTGCGTCATCAACCTCTCGCCTGACAAGGCGTCCGTGGCCCGCGAGTGCCACCGCGTGCTACGCACGGGCGGTCGCTTCGCCGTGTCCGACATCGTCCTGCTGCGCGAGATCCCCGACGCGCTGCGCGGGATCGTCGGCCTGTGGACCGGTTGCGTCTCGGGCGCTCTGCTCGACACCGACTACATCGCCACGCTGACGGAGGCTGGGTTCGCCGACGCGTCGGTCAAGGTGACCCGCACCTTCGACCGGGCAGAGCTGGAGCTCATGTCCGACATGGTCGACGGCCAGCTCCCCGAGGGATGGTCGCTCGAGGACGTCATGGACTCCCTCCAAGGCGCCTTCGCCAGCGCCTTCATCCGCGCCCGCAAGGGTGACGCCTGA
- a CDS encoding ArsR/SmtB family transcription factor — translation MSILESVPREQAVTCCGLATSPVTPEDAALLAPVFKALGDPVRLRMVSMIAAQPELCVCEITPAFDLSSGTISHHLKLLREAGLVDCERRGTFVYYWVNPEALGALSTLLAVTEPA, via the coding sequence ATGAGCATCCTCGAGTCCGTGCCGCGGGAGCAGGCCGTCACCTGCTGCGGACTGGCGACCTCACCGGTCACGCCGGAGGACGCGGCCCTCCTGGCGCCGGTCTTCAAGGCGCTCGGTGACCCGGTCCGGCTGCGGATGGTGTCGATGATCGCGGCCCAGCCCGAGCTGTGTGTCTGCGAGATCACCCCTGCCTTCGACCTGTCGTCGGGGACGATCTCCCACCACCTGAAGCTGCTGCGCGAGGCCGGCCTTGTCGACTGTGAGCGGCGCGGGACCTTTGTCTACTACTGGGTCAACCCCGAGGCTCTCGGGGCGCTCTCCACGCTCCTCGCAGTCACCGAGCCGGCCTGA
- a CDS encoding transglutaminase-like domain-containing protein: MTDLAIVDAASTPLQARVGTKFAYGTQGVREALLSFAVSNAHDILEEEILIHAGGKQIEARELAGNHGTRLHLVEGVGDGWLEVTYSALVDITRPTGEQVGPEVDFDRWVFTRPSRYAESDRLAPMAARLFPDQTGFERVKAVALWVNTHMSYISGASRGTDGAVDSILQASGVCRDFAHVVVALLRALGTPARLVSVYAPGLQPMDFHAVAEVWVEGAWHIVDATSMAPREAMVRIATGRDAADTAFLTTRGGRMTFNRQEVTAVLTEGQLPREDSTALVRLA; this comes from the coding sequence ATGACCGACCTCGCGATCGTTGACGCTGCATCCACCCCGCTCCAGGCCCGGGTGGGGACCAAGTTCGCCTATGGCACGCAGGGTGTCCGTGAGGCGCTGCTGTCCTTCGCCGTGTCCAATGCGCACGACATCCTCGAGGAGGAGATCCTCATCCACGCGGGCGGCAAGCAGATCGAGGCCCGTGAGCTCGCCGGCAACCACGGCACCCGGCTGCACCTCGTCGAGGGCGTCGGCGACGGCTGGCTCGAGGTCACCTACTCCGCGCTCGTCGACATCACCCGCCCCACGGGCGAGCAGGTCGGCCCCGAGGTCGACTTCGACCGGTGGGTCTTCACCCGCCCGAGCCGTTACGCGGAGTCCGACCGGCTGGCACCGATGGCGGCCCGGCTCTTCCCCGACCAGACCGGCTTCGAGCGGGTCAAGGCCGTCGCGCTCTGGGTCAACACCCACATGTCGTACATCTCCGGCGCAAGCCGCGGGACCGATGGCGCCGTGGACTCGATCCTCCAGGCGTCGGGCGTCTGCCGCGACTTCGCCCACGTCGTCGTCGCACTCCTGCGCGCCCTCGGCACGCCGGCGCGGCTCGTGTCGGTCTATGCGCCGGGCCTGCAGCCGATGGACTTCCACGCAGTGGCCGAGGTCTGGGTCGAGGGGGCATGGCACATCGTCGACGCGACGAGCATGGCGCCGCGCGAGGCGATGGTCCGCATCGCGACAGGCCGTGACGCCGCGGACACCGCCTTCCTCACCACCCGGGGTGGCCGGATGACCTTCAACCGGCAAGAGGTCACAGCGGTCCTCACCGAGGGTCAGCTGCCCCGCGAGGACTCCACCGCTCTGGTGCGCTTGGCCTGA
- a CDS encoding GDSL-type esterase/lipase family protein — MRRRRALSIVTTLAAVAAGVGLGAPGASAASAAAPKPHYVQLGDSYSAGNGAGSYTEKSCWRSPNNYGQRVATRQGATYTNAACSGGVLDDILQPRTLGSSSLRTRTYRVPVGAVDARAQWLKQAKADKLCGTPTQRDFSYTYSIRSSASAGRLFTATVRCQLTARPQINSVTTSTDAVFVTIGGNDLAFTTIVTQCLALRSASGCKKAIDSANSKLADMKKRTKATLKAVHDRSGGRADIYLLGYPHLINTTSHKLSSTYDFGKELDLLQRRGDNAQRAAMVELDRTTPGKGGFVFVDVKKDWGGLTHGIDPTPLGADNSNSWLVPVLGVGREYSEWVHPNAAGWGANALALYAAM; from the coding sequence ATGCGCCGTCGTCGCGCCCTGTCCATCGTCACCACACTCGCCGCCGTCGCGGCCGGTGTCGGGCTCGGCGCCCCAGGGGCGTCCGCGGCCTCGGCCGCTGCCCCGAAGCCTCACTACGTGCAGCTCGGTGACTCCTACTCCGCGGGCAACGGCGCCGGCAGCTACACCGAGAAGTCGTGCTGGCGCTCGCCCAACAACTACGGCCAGCGCGTCGCGACGCGGCAGGGCGCCACCTACACCAACGCGGCGTGCAGCGGTGGCGTCCTCGACGACATCCTCCAGCCCCGCACGCTGGGCTCGTCGTCGCTGCGCACCAGGACCTACAGGGTGCCTGTGGGGGCTGTCGATGCTCGAGCCCAGTGGCTCAAGCAGGCCAAGGCCGACAAGCTGTGCGGTACGCCCACGCAGCGCGACTTCTCCTACACCTACTCGATCCGCTCGAGCGCTTCGGCCGGCAGGCTCTTCACGGCGACGGTGCGCTGCCAGCTCACGGCCCGGCCGCAGATCAACTCGGTGACGACGTCCACGGACGCCGTCTTCGTCACCATCGGCGGCAACGATCTCGCCTTCACGACCATCGTCACCCAGTGCCTGGCGCTGCGCTCGGCCAGTGGCTGCAAAAAGGCCATCGACTCGGCAAACTCCAAGCTCGCCGACATGAAGAAGCGGACCAAGGCCACGCTCAAGGCCGTGCATGACCGCTCCGGCGGGCGCGCGGACATCTACCTGCTCGGGTACCCGCACCTGATCAACACCACGTCCCACAAGCTCAGCTCCACCTACGACTTCGGCAAGGAGCTCGACCTGCTCCAGCGTCGCGGCGACAACGCCCAGCGGGCCGCGATGGTCGAGCTCGACCGCACCACCCCCGGCAAGGGCGGCTTCGTCTTCGTCGACGTCAAGAAGGACTGGGGCGGCCTCACCCACGGGATCGACCCGACGCCCCTCGGTGCGGACAACAGCAACTCCTGGCTCGTGCCCGTGCTGGGTGTGGGCCGCGAGTACAGCGAATGGGTCCACCCCAACGCGGCCGGCTGGGGCGCAAATGCCCTCGCTCTGTACGCCGCCATGTGA